Proteins from a genomic interval of Musa acuminata AAA Group cultivar baxijiao chromosome BXJ1-9, Cavendish_Baxijiao_AAA, whole genome shotgun sequence:
- the LOC135593778 gene encoding vesicle-associated membrane protein 721, which translates to MGQQSLIYSFVARGTVVLAEFTEFSGNFNSIAAQCLQKLPASNNKFTYNCDGHTFNYLVEDGYTYCVVAVESVGRQIPIAFLERVKEDFNKRYGGGKAATAAANSLTREFGSKLKEHMQYCVDHPEEISKLAKVKAQVSEVKGVMMENIEKVLDRGEKIELLVDKTENLRSQAQDFRQHGTQMRRKMWLQNMKVKLIVLGIIIALVLIIVLSVCHGFKC; encoded by the exons ATGGGACAGCAGTCGTTGATCTACAGCTTCGTCGCGCGGGGAACGGTGGTTCTGGCGGAGTTCACGGAGTTCTCGGGTAACTTCAACAGCATCGCTGCTCAGTGCCTGCAGAAGCTCCCCGCTAGCAACAACAAGTTCACCTACAACTGCGACGGCCACACCTTCAATTACCTCGTCGAGGACGGTTACA CGTATTGTGTTGTTGCTGTCGAGTCAGTTGGCAGGCAAATTCCCATTGCCTTtctagagagggtgaaggaggattTTAACAAAAGATATGGAGGAGGAaaagctgcaactgctgcagccaACAGCCTCACCCGCGAGTTCGG GTCCAAGCTTAAAGAGCACATGCAGTACTGTGTTGACCACCCTGAAGAGATAAGCAAGCTTGCCAAGGTGAAAGCTCAGGTTTCTGAAGTCAAAGGAGTTATGATGGAGAACATTGAGAAG GTTCTTGATCGCGGGGAGAAAATTGAGTTGCTTGTCGACAAGACAGAAAACCTTCGCTCACAG GCACAAGATTTCAGACAGCATGGAACACAGATGAGGAGGAAGATGTGGCTTCAGAACATGAAGGTTAAGCTAATCGTCTTGGGAATCATtattgcactagtacttattatcGTTTTGTCTGTGTGCCATGGCTTCAAATGCTAA
- the LOC103999019 gene encoding protein ASYMMETRIC LEAVES 2-like has protein sequence MTVKGGTNNACAACKYQRRRCPADCPLAAYFPADQPKQFQNCHRLFGVSNILKIINRLDPPQKAEAMKSIIYEANIRDRDPVHGCLGVICTLHLQIQHLQLELDTATAQLALYRHHHHQSLQLASPLSSGSSPITGTAANCLLFDNGISIVESCSRADNSDINTVGPFWAHNSHANNDSTGNSIVAVTAAGLHAPFAGVIEHDYDDIAPYFDTIDEDGAYESSSESSLKDTMQSTMEHVSQNELKSAAACFTLTNAVN, from the exons atgacGGTGAAGGGCGGCACGAACAATGCTTGCGCCGCTTGCAAGTACCAGCGCCGCCGATGCCCCGCCGACTGCCCGCTGGCCGCCTACTTCCCCGCCGACCAGCCCAAACAGTTCCAGAACTGCCACCGCCTCTTCGGCGTCAGCAACATCCTCAAGATCATCAACAGGCTCGACCCGCCGCAAAAGGCCGAGGCCATGAAGTCCATCATCTACGAGGCCAACATCCGCGACCGCGACCCCGTCCACGGCTGCCTCGGCGTCATCTGCACCCTCCACCTGCAGATCCAGCACCTGCAGCTGGAGCTCGACACCGCCACCGCTCAGCTCGCGCTCTACCGCCATCACCACCACCAGTCCCTCCAGCTCGCGTCCCCCTTGTCGTCGGGCTCTTCCCCCATCACCGGCACCGCTGCCAACTGCCTACTCTTCGACAACGGCATCTCCATCGTCGAGAGCTGCAGCCGCGCTGACAACAGCGATATCAATACCGTCGGGCCCTTCTGGGCTCATAATTCACATGCTAACAATGACAGCACCGGCAACTCGATCGTCGCAGTCACAGCTGCAGGATTACATGCTCCGTTTGCAGGTGTAATCGAGCACGACTACGATGATATTGCGCCTTACTTCGATACCATTGACGAGGACGGAGCTTACGAATCAAG CTCGGAGTCTTCGTTGAAGGACACGATGCAGTCGACGATGGAGCATGTCTCGCAAAACGAGCTGAAGAGCGCAGCTGCTTGCTTCACTCTCACCAATGCTGTCAATTAG
- the LOC135593781 gene encoding gamma-glutamyl peptidase 5-like — translation MEKAGTRKFAVILCADESEHVKQAYGGYLKVFMGLLGEEDETWHVYRAMHGELPCMADVHTYDGFVITGSCSDAHGDDRWINDLVSFLRSLDSMKKKVLGVCFGHQILSRALGGKTGRAMKGWDIGVTSVNLSPSANKLLSSLHIPSQLPIIECHRDEVWQPPPYAEVIACSEKTGVEMFRYGDHMMGIQGHPEYNKDILRHLLDRLLQRNLIQACQAETAKASLEAQEPDREAWKRLCRGFLTGQLSW, via the exons ATGGAGAAGGCGGGGACGCGGAAGTTCGCGGTAATACTCTGCGCCGACGAGTCCGAGCACGTGAAGCAGGCCTACGGAGGGTACCTGAAGGTGTTCATGGGGCTGCTGGGGGAGGAAGACGAGACGTGGCACGTCTACCGCGCCATGCATGGCGAGCTGCCGTGCATGGCGGACGTGCACACGTACGATGGGTTCGTCATCACCGGCAGCTGCAGCGACGCCCACGGCGACGACCGGTGGATCAACGACCTCGTCTCCTTCCTCAGGTCACTCGACTCCATGAAGAAGAAGGTCCTCGGTGTCTGCTTCGGTCACCAG ATTTTGAGCAGGGCTTTGGGCGGGAAGACCGGCAGAGCCATGAAGGGATGGGATATCGGAGTGACCTCCGTCAACCTCTCTCCCTCCGCTAACAAGCTGCTCTCTTCTCTCCACATCCCCTCGCAACTCCCTATCATCGAGTGCCATCGAGACGAG gtgtggcagCCGCCGCCTTATGCAGAGGTGATAGCCTGCTCGGAGAAGACCGGCGTCGAGATGTTCAGATACGGAGACCACATGATGGGCATCCAAGGCCACCCTGAGTACAACAAGGACATCCTCCGCCACCTCCTCGATCGCCTCCTCCAGCGTAATCTCATTCAG GCTTGTCAAGCTGAGACAGCAAAGGCAAGCTTAGAAGCACAAGAACCAGACCGAGAGGCTTGGAAGAGGCTCTGCAGAGGCTTTCTCACGGGGCAGCTTTCATGGTAG
- the LOC135593780 gene encoding uncharacterized protein LOC135593780 encodes MAVQWKPSCSLRSPRAPLLTPSSSFPSSPASMPLLLHMAKGRSGLSYRGRRFVVRSSSGAGSGSLESGWQRWWRPPEKGLGTSDVSLSDVLWPSAGAFAAMALLGRLDQMVASRGLSFTIAPLGAVCAVLFTNPNAPAAQKYNVFVAQIGCAAFGVLALAIFGPGWLARGAALAASMAFMIATGTTHPPAASLPILFIDGAKFHHLNFWYALFPGAVGCVFLCLIQEMVTFLKRNCKF; translated from the exons atggcagtCCAATGGAAGCCGAGTTGTTCTTTGAGGAGCCCACGTGCTCCATTACTGACACCCTCTTCATCGTTTCCATCTTCACCAGCTTCCATGCCGCTCCTCCTGCACATGGCAAAAGGAAGAAGCGGGCTCAGCTATCGCGGCCGCCGCTTCGTCGTCCGGTCGAGCAGCGGAGCCGGCAGCGGGAGTCTGGAGAGCGGATGGCAGCGCTGGTGGCGGCCCCCGGAGAAGGGATTGGGGACGTCCGACGTCAGCCTCAGCGATGTCCTCTGGCCCTCGGCAG GTGCGTTCGCAGCGATGGCGTTGCTGGGGAGGTTGGATCAGATGGTGGCTTCCCGGGGCCTGTCCTTCACCATTGCTCCTCTGGGGGCTGTGTGTGCCGTGCTGTTCACTAACCCTAATGCTCCTGCTGCCCAG AAGTACAACGTGTTCGTTGCTCAGATTGGTTGTGCAGCATTTGGGGTACTAGCTCTAGCAATATTTGGGCCAGGATGGTTGGCAAGAGGAGCTGCTCTTGCTGCATCTATGGCATTCATGATTGCGACTGGAACTACCCATCCTCCAG CTGCCAGCTTGCCTATCTTGTTCATTGATGGTGCCAAGTTCCATCATTTGAACTTTTGGTATGCCTTGTTCCCTGGTGCTGTGGGCTGTGTTTTTCTATGTTTAATT CAAGAGATGGTGACTTTCCTGAAAAGGAACTGCAAATTTTGA
- the LOC135593782 gene encoding threonine dehydratase 1 biosynthetic, chloroplastic-like isoform X1 — MESLALSRPPPPRLPAMARLAPPAASFRLHHHSPGSHAGVRRGPLVAANALPSSSSSAHTFQPEAISLAPPLKSVSVDSLQYESGSLGGISEKTKLSLPPPGDVGQNGALNPMEYLTSILTSRVYDVAIESPLQLAPKLSARLEVDLWLKREDLQPVFSFKLRGAYNMMAKLPREQLDRGVICSSAGNHAQGVALAAQRLGCDAVIVMPVTTPEIKWQSVERLGATVVLKGDSYDEAQSHAKQRGDQEGRTFIPPFDHHDVIAGQGTIGMEIIRQMSSPLHAIFVPVGGGGLIAGIAAYVKRVRPEVKIIGVEPSDANAMALSLYHGERIMLEQVGGFADGVAVKVVGEETFRLCRELVDGVVLVSRDAICASIKDMFEEKRSILEPAGALALAGAEAYCRYYGLKDENIVAITSGANMNFDRLRLVTELADVGRKREAVLATHLPEEQGSFKKFCKLVGPMNITEFKYRYDSRKEYALVLYSVGVHTDSELAAMIHRMEHAQLKTFNLTNDDLAKDHLRYFMGGRSNVQDELLCRFIFPERPGALMKFLDSFSPRWNISLFHYRAQGETGANVLVGIQVPKADMKEFKIGAQNLGYEFTYEMNNEAYRLLMQ, encoded by the exons ATGGAGTCCCTCGCCCTGTCACGCCCACCGCCGCCTCGGCTGCCGGCGATGGCGAGGCTTGCCCCACCCGCCGCCTCCTTTCGCCTCCACCACCATTCTCCGGGGTCCCACGCTGGTGTCAGAAGAGGGCCACTCGTCGCTGCTAATGCCCTGCCTTCGTCTTCGTCGTCGGCTCACACGTTTCAGCCGGAGGCGATCTCTCTCGCCCCACCCCTCAAGAGTGTCTCGGTGGACTCTTTGCAGTACGAAAGCGGCTCCCTTGGTGGCATCTCCGAGAAGACCAAGCTGTCGCTGCCGCCACCGGGTGATGTAGGTCAAAACGGGGCGTTGAATCCGATGGAGTACCTGACGAGTATACTGACGTCGAGGGTTTATGATGTGGCGATCGAGTCGCCGCTGCAGCTGGCGCCGAAGCTATCGGCGAGGCTTGAGGTCGATCTTTGGCTCAAGAGAGAGGACTTGCAGCCG GTATTCTCCTTCAAGTTGCGAGGAGCCTACAATATGATGGCTAAACTTCCAAGGGAGCAATTGGATAGGGGTGTTATCTGCTCATCGGCTGGAAACCATGCCCAAGGAGTTGCTTTAGCTGCTCAGAGACTAGGTTGTGATGCAGTGATTGTAATGCCAGTGACAACGCCAGAAATCAAG TGGCAATCCGTTGAGAGATTAGGTGCAACAGTTGTCCTCAAGGGGGACTCTTATGATGAAGCACAGTCACATGCAAAGCAACGTGGAGACCAGGAGGGTCGGACATTCATACCTCCATTTGATCATCATGATGTTATTGCAGGCCAGGGAACAATCGGAATGGAAATAATTCGCCAAATGAGTAGTCCACTACATGCAATATTTGTACCAGTTGGAGGTGGTGGATTGATAGCAGGAATTGCTGCTTATGTAAAACGGGTTCGCCCAGAG GTAAAGATCATTGGAGTAGAGCCTTCTGATGCAAATGCAATGGCATTGTCTCTATATCATGGGGAGAGGATCATGCTAGAGCAAGTGGGAGGATTTGCAGATGGTGTGGCTGTGAAAGTGGTTGGAGAAGAAACTTTTCGCCTGTGCAGGGAACTTGTTGATGGAGTGGTTCTTGTTAGTCGTGATGCTATTTGTGCATCTATAAAG GATATGTTTGAGGAGAAAAGGAGCATACTAGAGCCAGCTGGTGCTCTCGCTCTAGCTGGTGCAGAAGCCTACTGCAGATACTATGGTTTGAAAGATGAGAATATTGTTGCAATAACTAGTGGGGCAAACATGAATTTTGATAGGCTAAGGCTGGTAACTGAACTAGCTGATGTTGGTAGGAAACGCGAGGCTGTTCTGGCAACTCATCTACCGGAGGAGCAAGGGAGTTTTAAAAAATTCTGTAAACTG GTTGGCCCTATGAATATTACAGAGTTCAAGTACAGATATGATTCACGTAAAGAATATGCTCTTGTTCTTTATAG TGTTGGTGTTCATACTGACTCGGAACTTGCAGCAATGATACATCGAATGGAACATGCACAACTTAAAACTTTTAACCTCACCAATGATGACTTAGCAAAAGATCATCTGCGATACTTT ATGGGAGGGCGATCAAATGTTCAAGATGAACTACTTTGCCGATTTATCTTCCCTGAGAGGCCAGGAGCTCTAATGAAATTCTTGGACTCCTTTAGCCCACGTTGGAATATCAGCTTGTTCCATTATCGAGCACAG GGTGAGACTGGTGCAAATGTGTTGGTCGGCATCCAAGTTCCTAAGGCCGATATGAAAGAGTTCAAGATTGGAGCTCAGAATCTTGGATATGAGTTTACATATGAGATGAACAACGAGGCGTATCGACTGTTGATGCAGTGA
- the LOC135593782 gene encoding threonine dehydratase biosynthetic, chloroplastic-like isoform X2, with the protein MESLALSRPPPPRLPAMARLAPPAASFRLHHHSPGSHAGVRRGPLVAANALPSSSSSAHTFQPEAISLAPPLKSVSVDSLQYESGSLGGISEKTKLSLPPPGDVGQNGALNPMEYLTSILTSRVYDVAIESPLQLAPKLSARLEVDLWLKREDLQPVFSFKLRGAYNMMAKLPREQLDRGVICSSAGNHAQGVALAAQRLGCDAVIVMPVTTPEIKWQSVERLGATVVLKGDSYDEAQSHAKQRGDQEGRTFIPPFDHHDVIAGQGTIGMEIIRQMSSPLHAIFVPVGGGGLIAGIAAYVKRVRPEVKIIGVEPSDANAMALSLYHGERIMLEQVGGFADGVAVKVVGEETFRLCRELVDGVVLVSRDAICASIKDMFEEKRSILEPAGALALAGAEAYCRYYGLKDENIVAITSGANMNFDRLRLVTELADVGRKREAVLATHLPEEQGSFKKFCKLMGGRSNVQDELLCRFIFPERPGALMKFLDSFSPRWNISLFHYRAQGETGANVLVGIQVPKADMKEFKIGAQNLGYEFTYEMNNEAYRLLMQ; encoded by the exons ATGGAGTCCCTCGCCCTGTCACGCCCACCGCCGCCTCGGCTGCCGGCGATGGCGAGGCTTGCCCCACCCGCCGCCTCCTTTCGCCTCCACCACCATTCTCCGGGGTCCCACGCTGGTGTCAGAAGAGGGCCACTCGTCGCTGCTAATGCCCTGCCTTCGTCTTCGTCGTCGGCTCACACGTTTCAGCCGGAGGCGATCTCTCTCGCCCCACCCCTCAAGAGTGTCTCGGTGGACTCTTTGCAGTACGAAAGCGGCTCCCTTGGTGGCATCTCCGAGAAGACCAAGCTGTCGCTGCCGCCACCGGGTGATGTAGGTCAAAACGGGGCGTTGAATCCGATGGAGTACCTGACGAGTATACTGACGTCGAGGGTTTATGATGTGGCGATCGAGTCGCCGCTGCAGCTGGCGCCGAAGCTATCGGCGAGGCTTGAGGTCGATCTTTGGCTCAAGAGAGAGGACTTGCAGCCG GTATTCTCCTTCAAGTTGCGAGGAGCCTACAATATGATGGCTAAACTTCCAAGGGAGCAATTGGATAGGGGTGTTATCTGCTCATCGGCTGGAAACCATGCCCAAGGAGTTGCTTTAGCTGCTCAGAGACTAGGTTGTGATGCAGTGATTGTAATGCCAGTGACAACGCCAGAAATCAAG TGGCAATCCGTTGAGAGATTAGGTGCAACAGTTGTCCTCAAGGGGGACTCTTATGATGAAGCACAGTCACATGCAAAGCAACGTGGAGACCAGGAGGGTCGGACATTCATACCTCCATTTGATCATCATGATGTTATTGCAGGCCAGGGAACAATCGGAATGGAAATAATTCGCCAAATGAGTAGTCCACTACATGCAATATTTGTACCAGTTGGAGGTGGTGGATTGATAGCAGGAATTGCTGCTTATGTAAAACGGGTTCGCCCAGAG GTAAAGATCATTGGAGTAGAGCCTTCTGATGCAAATGCAATGGCATTGTCTCTATATCATGGGGAGAGGATCATGCTAGAGCAAGTGGGAGGATTTGCAGATGGTGTGGCTGTGAAAGTGGTTGGAGAAGAAACTTTTCGCCTGTGCAGGGAACTTGTTGATGGAGTGGTTCTTGTTAGTCGTGATGCTATTTGTGCATCTATAAAG GATATGTTTGAGGAGAAAAGGAGCATACTAGAGCCAGCTGGTGCTCTCGCTCTAGCTGGTGCAGAAGCCTACTGCAGATACTATGGTTTGAAAGATGAGAATATTGTTGCAATAACTAGTGGGGCAAACATGAATTTTGATAGGCTAAGGCTGGTAACTGAACTAGCTGATGTTGGTAGGAAACGCGAGGCTGTTCTGGCAACTCATCTACCGGAGGAGCAAGGGAGTTTTAAAAAATTCTGTAAACTG ATGGGAGGGCGATCAAATGTTCAAGATGAACTACTTTGCCGATTTATCTTCCCTGAGAGGCCAGGAGCTCTAATGAAATTCTTGGACTCCTTTAGCCCACGTTGGAATATCAGCTTGTTCCATTATCGAGCACAG GGTGAGACTGGTGCAAATGTGTTGGTCGGCATCCAAGTTCCTAAGGCCGATATGAAAGAGTTCAAGATTGGAGCTCAGAATCTTGGATATGAGTTTACATATGAGATGAACAACGAGGCGTATCGACTGTTGATGCAGTGA